In Plasmodium reichenowi strain SY57 chromosome 5, whole genome shotgun sequence, the following proteins share a genomic window:
- a CDS encoding early transcribed membrane protein 5 — translation MRFSKVFSFFAFFIALKYFNRCLGDQLDMGSLHNNNSVVGNSSSHSPSSSSQSPSSSSSSPSSSSSSSSPSASSSSSSPASSSSSPSSTSDDSKNASLDKIDEELQKKKKNEKLLLISSIATGLAVLVGGIIGTALYASKKSSKGCKNNVEDLDSDVEEADVTEEPTVETKKDEVKTEEPKKEQ, via the coding sequence ATGAGATTCTCCAAagtattttcttttttcgCCTTTTTTATTGCCcttaaatattttaacaGATGCCTTGGTGATCAATTAGATATGGGTTCCTTACACAATAACAATTCCGTTGTAGGAAACTCATCATCACATTCAccatcatcatcatcacAATCACCatcttcttcttcatcatccccatcttcttcttcttcatcatcatcaccATCTGCATCTTCATCCTCATCATCCCCAGCTTCCTCATCTTCAAGCCCATCAAGCACATCAGATGACAGCAAAAATGCATCCTTAGATAAAATCGATGAAGAACTccaaaagaaaaagaaaaacgAAAAATTACTTTTAATATCCTCTATTGCCACAGGTTTAGCCGTTTTAGTAGGTGGAATAATAGGTACTGCCTTATACGCAAGCAAAAAATCATCAAAAGGCTGCAAAAATAACGTTGAAGATTTAGATTCAGATGTTGAAGAAGCCGATGTTACCGAGGAACCAACTGTTGAAACCAAGAAAGACGAAGTCAAAACCGAAGAACCCAAAAAAGaacaataa
- a CDS encoding exported protein (PHISTc): protein TVMIHKKKSGCQYEIHKIHNRMLSNVMEGFKNTFFNHEKKNKMKAHSCRTLNYTEQGIKLHNLRRAAKEYTPDEIRNIMCTFDKTVSKNVMYDTYYKLHDHQRKKFLRMVDEIWEFTITFAKENKISENYRSKYFWEYNNILQSTLTKMDNDDKGNFDKFLKSQPDPCPTEEFVTFMDDKIKLWDEFILKKKNDLMLILKERLQRY, encoded by the coding sequence ACGGTAATgatacataaaaaaaagagcGGTTGTCAATATgaaatacataaaatacataatagAATGTTATCTAATGTAATGGAAGGTTTTAAAAACACTTTTTTTAACcatgagaaaaaaaataaaatgaaagCACATTCATGTAGGACATTAAATTATACAGAACAAGGAATTAAACTTCATAATTTAAGAAGAGCTGCGAAGGAATATACTCCTGATGAAATACGAAATATTATGTGTACCTTTGATAAAACTGTAAGTAAAAATGTTATGTATGATACATATTACAAATTACATGATCATCAAAGGAAAAAATTTCTGCGTATGGTAGATGAAATTTGGGAATTTACAATTACTTTTgcaaaagaaaataaaatatccGAAAATTATAGATCCAAATATTTTTGggaatataataatatccTTCAATCCACTTTAACAAAAATggataatgatgataaaggcaattttgataaatttttaaaatctCAGCCCGATCCATGTCCAACCGAAGAATTTGTTACATTCATGGATGATAAGATAAAGTTATGGGatgaatttattttaaaaaagaaaaatgatTTGATGCTTATTTTGAAGGAAAGGTTACAAAggtattaa
- a CDS encoding exported protein (PHISTb) has protein sequence MRIFNGSIYISPRGNMDNNDVNAKGCSIYSFEEEQTKKEKRTNLLLNSLFSRKAMIPLLGILYVILLNVLVSNKNDNMAVPFSNSCSRNLSEKNPLNVDMKYVKSKCCDSISESNMHDRLKVQMLLKNAFETEDGNVFGQNDDVFKDLLCDDMWTRYHLNLHDKCDIKNGKHEMDHMMNEELFKLCEVDDNREKMMNFWKETFENEKKKYNQIIYDLYMYLDFLRRKHKVPREYASKQWDDCVRKVKETEENAKVLLEDIFDFWLENEDLDKNEFIALISGCRLLWRKLSDDMAKACKVYMSKPFNDVYNEKKKILKRGMDLSDVNYDDHFKSGKFLKHYSTNENTYPTLQTLLEKYAITDDYSPPDVFGKSYPPLHEEMSSFQSSSVETKDEENENFDNNEKNVSEKSNSLSHNKDQHHDETYNEQYELYLKEIESKVEKLAENQVEKEFQEVNERFNEVGKRIKLTEKTVNFQEIDNESQDDSDEQEDEEDVEDNNDDENNDEVSSN, from the exons atgaGAATCTTTAATGGAtcaatttatatttctcCTAGAGGAAATAtggataataatgatgtaAATGCTAAAGGTTGTAGTATATACTCTTTTGAAGAAGAACAGacaaaaaaggaaaaaaggACCAacttattattaaattcattattttctagGAAAGCTATGATACCTTTACTTGGAATTTTATATGTGATTTTATTG aATGTACTTGTTTCTAATAAGAATGACAATATGGCAGTTCCATTTAGCAATAGCTGTTCAAGAAACTTAAGCGAAAAGAACCCACTAAATGTTGACATGAAATACGTAAAATCAAAATGTTGTGATTCTATAAGTGAATCAAATATGCATGATCGATTAAAGGTACAAATGCTTTTGAAGAACGCTTTTGAAACTGAAGATGGAAATGTATTTGGACAGAACGATGATGTATTTAAGGATTTATTATGTGATGACATGTGGACAAGATATCATTTAAACTTACATGATAAATGTGATATTAAGAATGGAAAACATGAAATGGATCATATGATGAATGAAGAACTATTTAAATTATGTGAAGTTGATGACAATAGagaaaaaatgatgaattTTTGGAAAGAAACTTttgaaaatgaaaaaaagaaatacaATCAAATCATTTATGACTTATATATGTATCTTGATTTCCTAAGAAGAAAACATAAAGTACCACGTGAGTATGCAAGCAAGCAATGGGATGATTGTGTAAGAAAAGTAAAGGAAACTGAAGAGAATGCTAAAGTTTTATTAGAAGatatatttgatttttGGCTTGAAAACGAAGATTTAGACAAGAATGAATTTATAGCCTTAATATCTGGATGCAGATTATTATGGAGAAAATTGAGTGATGATATGGCAAAAGCTTGTAAAGTCTATATGAGTAAACCTTTTAATGatgtatataatgaaaaaaaaaaaattctaaAAAGAGGTATGGATTTATCAGACGTTAATTATGATGATCATTTTAAAAGTggaaaatttttaaaacacTATTCTACGAATGAAAATACCTATCCAACTTTGCAAACATTGTTAGAAAAATATGCTATAACCGATGATTATTCACCACCAGATGTATTTGGTAAATCATACCCTCCTTTACATGAAGAAATGTCATCTTTTCAAAGTAGTTCAGTAGAAACGAAGGATGAAGAAAACGaaaattttgataataatgaaaaaaatgtcTCTGAGAAATCAAACAGTTTATCTCATAATAAGGATCAACATCACGATGAAACATATAATGAACAATATGAATTATACCTAAAAGAAATCGAATCTAAAGTTGAAAAATTAGCTGAAAATCAAGTTGAAAAGGAATTTCAAGAGGTAAATGAAAGATTTAATGAGGTTGGAAAACGAATTAAATTAACTGAGAAAACTGTCAACTTTCAAGAGATAGATAATGAATCACAAGACGATTCAGATGAACAAgaagatgaagaagatgttgaagataataacgatgatgaaaataatgatgaagTCTCTAGcaattaa